In Elaeis guineensis isolate ETL-2024a chromosome 1, EG11, whole genome shotgun sequence, a genomic segment contains:
- the LOC140856436 gene encoding uncharacterized protein: MRRRGRYAGVQFQFSQTEAGTSSSAQQPEASSAAQHSEPCPSSSAQHDPPVHQPDDEIHVQDGSGRVRPRRGPTVVRDVWQMREGERIVVECNQLGQPIKKAACLLTSFLGTVARRPQLCPLGYAKWNDMLPTYKVELLRVIESKFVLPPSTHDFVMKSLNRKWKEYKAQLKKDYMRQGMTEEEVARNCPPDVPPHQWMELVHYWFSERAQTYSAIGRAARAAQSVPHTSGSKSYARLRQEFEDEHGREPGQVEFYRMTHTHQDGTFIRDESRDLYVRHC, from the exons atgcgtcgcaggggacgatatgctggtgtgcagttccagttttcacagacagaggccggtacgtcttcttcagcacagcagcctgaggccagttcagctgcacagcattctgagccctgtccttcatcatcagcacagcacgatcctcctgttcatcagccagatgatgagatacacgtgcagg acggatccgggagagtacgccccagacgcggacccacagtagtacgagatgtgtggcagatgcgtgagggcgagaggattgttgtggagtgcaatcagctaggtcagccaattaagaaagctgcctgcttattgacttcatttttggggactgttgctcggaggcctcagctatgtccgttgggctatgcaaaatggaatgacatgcttccaacgtacaaagttgagctcctccgagttatagag agcaagtttgttctccctccatccactcatgattttgtaatgaagtctctcaaccgcaaatggaaagaatataaagcacaattgaagaaggactatatgagacagggtatgacagaggaggaggttgctaggaattgtcctcctgatgtaccccctcatcagtggatggagttggttcattactggttctccgagagggcacag acttattctgctattggtagagctgcacgagcagctcagtctgttcctcatacatcggggtcgaagagttatgcacgactccgacaggagttt gaggatgagcatgggagggaacccggacaagtggagttttaccggatgactcatactcatcaggatggtacttttattcgagatgagtcgagagatttatatgtacggcattgttaa
- the LOC140854764 gene encoding uncharacterized protein yields MGPERYGRVRGYGVGVTPTQLSEVSRYTQHAATDAQDSRVRRLEAEIQEIRQSRAAEMEEMRQSRAEMQAMRGQIDRLTSLLEMYGSSQAPGISGTRRDSGTSRGDNDDHPPAD; encoded by the exons atgggaccagagcgctacggccgagtgaggggttatggagtaggagtcacccccactcagttatctgaggttagtagatatacgcagcatgctgcaacagatgctcaggattcacgcgttcgcagactcgaggcggagatacaggagattagacagagtcgtgccgctgagatggaggagatgcgacagagccgtgccgagatgcaggccatgaggggacagattgatcgccttacatctttattagagatgtatggttcatctcag gctcctggcatatcaggcacccgtcgagatagcggcacgtcacgtggagacaacgacgaccatccgcctgcagattga